One genomic window of [Clostridium] scindens ATCC 35704 includes the following:
- a CDS encoding response regulator transcription factor codes for MRIAVIEDEAPIREGMSKILKKINENYELVGKAENGKKGLELIRKEKPDLVILDIRMPDMDGLTMLSIVREEGIECKAIVLSAYSDFAYAQRAIELGIENYLLKPIKIAELKKALEQAEVNISKEQSKEQLFSLEYIFLNAITGQLDEDGKLADMITERYGIRGDEQIAIFGIGLSDNYDRYHEMVRRTMEEVGIHSNEFHFYVIEFQEKGSIVVILYQLEDQDKIKEYFKKTVVPMLGSQIPGRLSCAWGNCRGLLNIRKAILEMDSVLEWNLFFDRGTLISKRLIDATQTYPIKYPIDIEVQTKEAVADSDRKEFLSSLRRFREYCREGACTPQDMKEACSRYMMSLLHVAKESGKLESSVSMQNMITSISDAIFWQDIEEAFLTFFENLSLKNIGEDGVSLLVQKAIQHIQEYYNQGITLEEVAAKLHVSEEYLSTQFKKQTGRTFTETIRKYRIENVKELLLKSTLKLNQIADMVGYSDPKYMSKVFKDEVGMLPAEYRKKNS; via the coding sequence ATGAGAATTGCGGTAATAGAAGATGAAGCGCCGATCCGGGAAGGCATGAGCAAGATTCTGAAGAAGATTAACGAGAATTATGAACTGGTAGGAAAGGCAGAAAACGGCAAAAAAGGGCTGGAACTGATCCGCAAAGAGAAGCCGGACCTGGTAATCCTGGATATCCGCATGCCGGATATGGACGGGCTTACCATGCTCTCCATTGTGCGGGAGGAAGGCATAGAGTGCAAGGCTATCGTCCTGAGCGCCTATTCGGATTTTGCATATGCGCAGAGGGCCATTGAACTGGGAATCGAGAACTATCTGCTGAAGCCGATCAAGATTGCGGAACTTAAGAAGGCCCTGGAACAGGCAGAGGTGAATATTTCCAAAGAACAGAGCAAGGAGCAGCTGTTCAGCCTGGAATATATCTTTCTGAACGCCATAACAGGCCAGCTGGATGAAGACGGGAAACTGGCTGACATGATTACCGAGCGGTATGGAATCAGGGGGGACGAGCAGATTGCCATATTTGGCATTGGATTAAGCGATAATTATGACCGCTACCATGAGATGGTTCGCCGGACCATGGAAGAAGTAGGTATTCACAGCAATGAATTCCATTTCTACGTTATCGAATTCCAGGAAAAGGGCTCGATTGTCGTCATTCTGTACCAGTTGGAAGACCAGGATAAAATAAAAGAATATTTTAAAAAGACGGTGGTTCCGATGCTTGGAAGCCAGATACCCGGACGGCTCAGCTGCGCCTGGGGGAACTGCCGGGGACTCTTGAATATAAGGAAAGCGATTCTGGAGATGGACAGCGTGCTGGAGTGGAACCTTTTCTTTGACAGAGGGACGCTGATCAGCAAGAGGCTGATTGACGCGACCCAGACCTATCCGATCAAGTACCCTATTGACATCGAGGTGCAGACGAAGGAGGCGGTGGCGGATAGCGACCGGAAAGAGTTCTTAAGCAGTCTGCGCCGCTTCCGGGAATACTGCAGGGAGGGAGCGTGCACGCCCCAGGATATGAAAGAAGCATGCAGCCGCTATATGATGAGCCTGCTGCACGTGGCAAAGGAATCAGGGAAACTGGAGTCATCCGTGTCTATGCAGAATATGATTACGTCCATATCCGACGCAATATTCTGGCAGGATATTGAAGAAGCATTTCTTACATTTTTTGAAAATCTGTCCTTGAAAAACATCGGGGAAGATGGCGTAAGCCTGCTGGTCCAGAAGGCCATACAGCATATCCAGGAGTACTATAACCAGGGAATCACCTTGGAGGAAGTGGCTGCCAAGCTGCATGTGTCCGAAGAATACCTAAGCACCCAGTTTAAGAAGCAGACCGGCAGGACATTTACCGAGACGATCCGTAAATACCGCATTGAAAATGTAAAGGAATTGCTGTTAAAGTCAACGCTTAAGCTCAATCAGATCGCGGATATGGTTGGGTACTCTGATCCCAAGTATATGAGCAAAGTGTTCAAGGATGAAGTAGGGATGCTTCCGGCAGAGTACCGGAAGAAGAACAGTTAA
- a CDS encoding HPr family phosphocarrier protein: MSKRIVVFQNPSDILEFVRKVEKYPYDMDMKRGRYIVDAKSLLGLMNLGFQNEIELKVYEEECDDLWKDIEKYVAA, translated from the coding sequence ATGAGCAAAAGAATCGTTGTATTTCAAAATCCAAGCGATATATTAGAATTTGTAAGAAAGGTCGAAAAATATCCTTATGACATGGACATGAAGCGCGGCCGTTATATCGTCGACGCGAAATCTCTGCTGGGACTCATGAATCTCGGTTTTCAAAATGAGATTGAGTTGAAAGTCTATGAAGAAGAATGTGATGACCTCTGGAAGGATATAGAAAAATATGTCGCTGCATAA